The DNA sequence CCGGCTGCACCTCGAACTGGGGTTCCGGGCGATCCGGGTGCAGACCGGCATCCCCGGGCTGGACACGGTGTACGGGGTGGCGGCGTCGGCGGCCGGCGGCGGTGACCGGTACGACTACGAGCCGGCGCGCCCCACCGCGTTGCCGGTGGAGGAGAGCTGGGACACCCGCGCCTACCTGCGGCACGTGCCGTCGGTGTTCGAGGCGGTGCGGTCGGAGTTCGGCCCGTCGCTGCCGCTGCTGCACGACGGGCACCACCGGATGACCCCGATCGAGGCGGCCCGGTTGGGCAAGGCGCTGGAGCCGTACGACCTGTTCTGGCTGGAGGACGCCACGCCGGGCGAGGACCAGGCGGCGTTGCGGCTGATCCGGCAGCACACCACCACGCCGCTGGCGATCGGCGAGGTGTTCAACTCGATCCACGACTACACGACGCTGCTCGGCGAGCGGTTGATCGACTACGTCCGGTCGGCGGTCACCCACACCGGTGGCGTGACGGCGTTGAAGAGGGTGCTCGACTTCGCCGCCGTGTACGGGGTGAAGTCGGGGATGCACGGGCCGACGGACATCTCGCCGGTCGGCATGGCCGCCGCGCTGCACCTGGACCTGGCCGTGCACAACTTCGGCATCCAGGAGTACATGCGGCACGCGCCGGAGACGCTGGAGGTGTTCCGGACCTCGTACACGTTCGCGGACGGCCTGCTGCACCCGTCCGACGCTCCGGGGTTGGGGGTGGAGCTGGACGTGGCCGCCGCGGCCCGGTTCCCCTACCGCGCCGCGTACCTGCCGGTGAACCGGCTGGCGGACGGAACCCTCCACGACTGGTGAGCGGCCCTGCCCGCGCCGATGGTGGAGTTCGCCGGGACCTGGCGGCGGACCCCGAACGTCGTCTGCTCGCGGACGCGGGAGCAGGCGGGGCCGAACGCGACGATCGTGCGCTGGCGGAGGTGCGGGCGTTCCGTGAGCGGCGAGCGGTGCCCTGGTGGTGGGCGGCCCGGAGCGGGGCCGCACCTGCGCGCGTTCCCCCGGCTTCGGGGGAACTGCGGCGGTGGCGGTGGCCGGGGTGGTCAGGGCCCGACCCTCGGCGCGGTCAGCGTGACGCCCTCCTGGCGGACCTCCACCGCGTCGTCGGTGAACGTGAGCTCGCAGCTCAGGTCGACCACGCGGAACCGGCCGTCGGGCAACGGGGACAGCGGCAGCGGCGGTTGGGCCACCACGGTCGCGGGTGTGCGCGAGCAGGTGCCGCAGGGTGATCACGGTCCGCCGCCCGCCGGTCTCCGGCACGCGCCACGACGTCAGGTACGCGTGGATGTCCTCGTCGAGGTCCAGCACTCCCTGGTCGACCAGCCGCAGCGCCCCGAACGCGGCGACGTGCTTGCTGATCGACGCGGCTTGGAAGGGCGTGCGCGGACCGGCGCCGAAGCCGCCCGCCCAGTGCCCCTCGCCGTCCCGGCGCACCGCCACGCTGACCGCCGGCACGTCGTACAGCCGCATCAGGTCGACCAGGTCCACCCGGTCCGGCGACGGGTGCCGCCACCCCGACTGCCGTTCCAGCGCGGTCAGCACCTCGGACCACTCGTCCGGTCGCGCCACGACACCACCCCCGGCGTCCACCGTAGCGGCGGCCGGAACCGGTCAGAGCCGGAACGCGGCGCGCACCACCGCGCCGTCGAACGGCCGGTTCCCGGACTGGACCGGCATGGCGTCCGGCGGGCGCGGGCCGACCAGCGACGCCGCTTCGGCGGGCAGCCCCACCCACTGGTCGGCCACCGCCACCTCCAGCGGCGCGCCGGGGTCGAGGTCGCAGGTGATCTCCCGGCTGACCGGTCCGTACAGCTCGAACGCCGAGCCGGGCAGGTCGGCCGCACCGAGGCGGCAGCCGCGCAGGCCCCGGTCGGACAGCTCCACGTGCGTCCGCCACGCCCGCCCGGTCGGCGTGACGCGGAACGTCACGGTCCGCACCGACGCGTCGGCGGAGGTCACCAGCGTCGCGGTGGGCGCGGGCAGGGCCAGGTCGGGCGCGTCGGCCCGCATCATCGGCTGCGCGGACACCGGGTGGGCCGACGCCACCCGTTCCGGGTCCTGCCCCAGCACCCGCGAGGTCCACTCGTCGGGCTCGGGGTCGGCGGACAGCCAGCTCGACCGGCCGCCGTCGGCGTCCTGGAGGTAGATCAGCGAGTCGGGACGCGGCTCGTCCGGCGCGAAGCCGAACCGCGCGGTGCCCACCGCGAGCAACGCCACCGCGACCGCCGTGACGCCGAGCGCGGGCCACCACGAGCCCGTGGACAGCAACGGCAGCAGCAGCACGCCCGCCAGCACGCCGAAGACCACCGCCACCGCGCTCAACGGCATGCCCAGCGCCACCGCCATCGTGCCGACCAGCGGCGGGAAGATCGCCGCCGCCACCAGCGGCGGCAGGAACGCGGCCCGCGTCGTCCACAAGGCGGGCAGGCCGGCCAGCAGCGTCCACTGGAACAGGAAGCTCGCGCCCGGCACCGCCACCACGGACACCGCCAGCAGCACGGCCGTCACCACCAGCACCCCGGCGACCACCTCGTCCACCGACCACCGCCGCGCCACGCGGGCCGCCGCGACCAGCGCCGCCAACCCCAGCACGCAGAACCCGGCCACGAACCAGCCCCGCTCGTGCGGCTCCGACAGCGCCAGGAAACCCAACCCCGGTCGCACCGCCGCCACCAGCAGCCACGCCCCGAACGACACGGCGCCCGCCACGACCACCGCGCCGACCGCCACCCCGGCCACCGCCGCCACGCCCCGCCACCGCAGACGTCCCCGACGCGCACCCGGCACCAGCAGCGCCGCCAGGGCCGACACCGTGAGGACGGCCAGCACCACGGCGAGCCACGTCGGGTACCGCACGAGCACGCGCGAGAACAGGTCGAAGTACACCGCGTCGCCGCCGCGCACCCGCAGGTCTCGGTCGCCCAACGCCCGCACGAGGCCCACCATCGTCTCGCCGTGGTGCTGCAGGCTGCCCCGGTCCAACCGCTCCACGTCGTCGTACGGCGAGTGGTAGTCGCGCACGTGCTCGATGAACGCGCTGTTCAGCCCTCGTGCGCCCGCTTCCTGGAACACGGTGAAGTCGCTGT is a window from the Saccharothrix saharensis genome containing:
- a CDS encoding M20/M25/M40 family metallo-hydrolase, coding for MIRRVLVPLTVIAVVGVLAVLAFRPPAPVADAPPAEFAAGRAEPHLRAVAQRPHPIGSADNERVRDYIADTARGFGAEVAVESDDVVRPWRGVLRVATTHNVVARVRGTDPSVSGGKALLLVAHHDSVPTGPGAADDGAAVAAMLEALRALTSGGGVRNDVVFLFTDGEEAGTLGAQAYVRRNGVDGVGAVLNWEARGSGGPVWMFQTGADNAPFVSAFGGASSRPIANSFAYEVYRRMPNYSDFTVFQEAGARGLNSAFIEHVRDYHSPYDDVERLDRGSLQHHGETMVGLVRALGDRDLRVRGGDAVYFDLFSRVLVRYPTWLAVVLAVLTVSALAALLVPGARRGRLRWRGVAAVAGVAVGAVVVAGAVSFGAWLLVAAVRPGLGFLALSEPHERGWFVAGFCVLGLAALVAAARVARRWSVDEVVAGVLVVTAVLLAVSVVAVPGASFLFQWTLLAGLPALWTTRAAFLPPLVAAAIFPPLVGTMAVALGMPLSAVAVVFGVLAGVLLLPLLSTGSWWPALGVTAVAVALLAVGTARFGFAPDEPRPDSLIYLQDADGGRSSWLSADPEPDEWTSRVLGQDPERVASAHPVSAQPMMRADAPDLALPAPTATLVTSADASVRTVTFRVTPTGRAWRTHVELSDRGLRGCRLGAADLPGSAFELYGPVSREITCDLDPGAPLEVAVADQWVGLPAEAASLVGPRPPDAMPVQSGNRPFDGAVVRAAFRL
- the manD gene encoding D-mannonate dehydratase ManD; translated protein: MRIAAAEVVVTCPGRNFVTLRVTTEDGITGLGDATLNGRELAVEAYLREHVVPLLVGRDASAIEDTWQYLYRGAYWRRGPVTMAAIAAVDTALWDIKARAAGMPLYQLLGGACRVGALAYGHASGRDLPELFDSIRLHLELGFRAIRVQTGIPGLDTVYGVAASAAGGGDRYDYEPARPTALPVEESWDTRAYLRHVPSVFEAVRSEFGPSLPLLHDGHHRMTPIEAARLGKALEPYDLFWLEDATPGEDQAALRLIRQHTTTPLAIGEVFNSIHDYTTLLGERLIDYVRSAVTHTGGVTALKRVLDFAAVYGVKSGMHGPTDISPVGMAAALHLDLAVHNFGIQEYMRHAPETLEVFRTSYTFADGLLHPSDAPGLGVELDVAAAARFPYRAAYLPVNRLADGTLHDW